One Streptomyces lincolnensis genomic region harbors:
- a CDS encoding GNAT family N-acetyltransferase codes for MGGAEPLVRAEFLSGPRLDLVPLRVEHAEEMAVVLSDPALHTFIGGTPHSPAALRARYERLVAGAPEPDVVWCNWVLRLRARECLVGTVQATVTGQAAGRVAEIAWVVGTPWQGRGFAKEAVRVLVAGLGQRSVRTIVAHVHPDHAASAAVAAAAGLTPTDEEHDGERRWRLSADD; via the coding sequence GTGGGCGGGGCCGAGCCGCTCGTGCGCGCCGAGTTCCTCTCCGGACCGCGCCTCGACCTCGTCCCGCTGCGGGTCGAGCACGCCGAGGAGATGGCCGTCGTCCTGTCCGACCCGGCGCTGCACACCTTCATCGGCGGTACGCCCCACTCCCCCGCCGCCCTGCGGGCCCGCTACGAGCGGCTGGTCGCCGGGGCGCCCGAACCGGACGTCGTCTGGTGCAACTGGGTGCTGCGACTGCGGGCTCGGGAGTGCCTCGTGGGCACCGTCCAGGCGACGGTCACGGGACAGGCCGCGGGGCGCGTCGCCGAGATCGCCTGGGTGGTCGGGACGCCCTGGCAGGGCCGCGGGTTCGCCAAGGAGGCGGTGCGGGTGCTGGTCGCCGGGCTCGGGCAGCGGTCCGTGCGGACGATCGTCGCCCATGTCCATCCCGACCATGCCGCCTCGGCCGCGGTCGCCGCGGCGGCCGGGCTCACGCCGACCGACGAGGAGCACGACGGGGAGCGCCGGTGGCGGCTCTCGGCCGACGACTGA
- the orn gene encoding oligoribonuclease, which produces MNDRMVWIDCEMTGLSLSDDALIEVAALVTDSELNILGDGVDIVVRPPDRALETMPEVVRQMHTASGLLDELAGGTTLTDAEEQVLSYVREHVKEPGKAPLCGNSVGTDRGFLLRDMPTLEDYLHYRIVDVSSVKELARRWYPRAYFNSPEKNGNHRALADIRESIAELRYYREAIFVPQPGPDSDTAKTIAAKYVLPAQ; this is translated from the coding sequence ATGAACGATCGCATGGTGTGGATCGACTGCGAGATGACCGGCCTCTCGCTGTCCGATGACGCTCTCATCGAGGTGGCCGCCCTCGTCACCGACTCCGAGTTGAACATTCTCGGTGACGGTGTGGACATCGTCGTCCGTCCGCCGGACCGGGCGCTGGAGACGATGCCGGAGGTGGTCCGTCAGATGCACACCGCGTCCGGGCTGCTGGACGAACTCGCCGGCGGCACGACGCTGACGGACGCCGAGGAGCAGGTGCTCTCCTACGTCCGCGAGCACGTGAAGGAGCCGGGCAAGGCCCCGTTGTGCGGCAACTCGGTGGGCACGGACCGCGGTTTCCTGCTGCGGGACATGCCCACGCTGGAGGACTACCTGCACTACCGGATCGTCGACGTGTCGAGCGTCAAGGAACTCGCCCGGCGCTGGTATCCGCGGGCGTACTTCAACAGCCCGGAGAAGAACGGCAACCACCGCGCTCTCGCCGACATCCGCGAGTCCATCGCGGAACTCCGTTACTACCGCGAGGCCATCTTCGTACCGCAGCCCGGACCGGACTCCGACACCGCGAAGACGATCGCCGCGAAATACGTTCTTCCCGCGCAGTAG
- a CDS encoding zinc-ribbon domain-containing protein — MIIFGTKGYLYQLAILTLVCGQCGNPAAHTLRKRVTKFTLFFVPLFPFSTKYTTQCTFCGAEHKVPAEQAEQLQAQAASGQGGQPHGQPQQQPYQ; from the coding sequence ATGATCATCTTCGGTACCAAGGGATATCTGTACCAGCTCGCGATACTGACGCTGGTGTGCGGCCAGTGCGGCAATCCCGCCGCGCACACACTCCGCAAGCGCGTCACGAAGTTCACGCTGTTCTTCGTGCCGCTGTTCCCGTTCTCGACGAAGTACACGACGCAGTGCACGTTCTGCGGCGCGGAGCACAAGGTGCCCGCGGAGCAGGCGGAGCAGCTCCAGGCGCAGGCGGCGAGCGGTCAGGGCGGTCAGCCCCACGGCCAGCCGCAGCAGCAGCCGTACCAGTAG